The Plasmodium malariae genome assembly, chromosome: 3 genome window below encodes:
- the CDPK4 gene encoding calcium-dependent protein kinase 4, putative has product MGQELSSPGEPKTEENKGNKKTGKGSNGKNDSKDGGSSISKKLTQNSFNNSKLRPGMFIQNSNVVFNEQYKGIKILGKGSFGEVILSRDKHTGHEYAIKVISKKHVKRKTDKQSLLREVELLKMLDHINIMKLYEFFEDNNYYYLVSDVYSGGELFDEIISRKRFYEIDAARIIKQVLSGITYMHKNNVVHRDLKPENILLETKNKEDMIIKIIDFGLSTHFEYSKKMKDKIGTAYYIAPDVLHGTYDEKCDIWSCGVILYILLSGCPPFNGSNEYDILKKVETGKYTFDLPQFKKISDKAKDLIRKMLMYTSAVRISARDALEHEWIKLMTSKDNVSIDIPSLELSITNIRQFQSTQKLAQAALLYMGSKLTTIDETKELTKIFKKMDKNGDGQLDRNELIIGYKELLKLKGENTSDLDSAAIEYEVDQILSSIDLDQNGYIEYSEFLTVSIDRKLLLSTERLEKAFKLFDKDGSGKISANELAQLFGLSDVSSDCWKTVLKEVDQNNDGEIDFKEFRDMLVKLCNY; this is encoded by the exons ATGGGTCAGGAATTGTCGAGTCCTGGTGAGCCAAAAACCGAAGAGAacaaaggaaataaaaaaacaggAAAAGGAAGCAACGGGAAAAACGATTCAAAAGATGGAGGTTCGagtatttctaaaaaattaacacaaAATAGTTTTAATAATAGCAAATTAAGACCTGGCATGTTCATACAAAATAGTAATGTAGTATTTAATGAACAatataaaggaataaaaatattagggAAAGGATCTTTTGGTGAAGTTATATTAAGTAGAGATAAACATACAGGACACGAATATGCAATTAAAGTTATTAGTAAAAAAcatgtaaaaagaaaaacagaTAAACAAAGTTTATTAAGAGAAGTAGAATTATTAAAGATGTTAgatcatataaatataatgaaattatatgaattttttgaagataataattattactacttAGTGTCAGATGTATATTCAGGTGGAGAACTATTTGATGAAATTATTAGTAGAAAACGATTCTACGAAATAGATGCAGCAAGAATAATTAAACAAGTATTAAGTGgtattacatatatgcataaaaataatgttgtTCATAGGGATCTAAAACCTGAGAATATACTTttagaaacaaaaaataaagaagatatgattattaaaataatcgATTTTGGTTTATCAACTCATTTTGAATATAGTAAAAAGATGAAGGATAAAATAGGCACAGCTTATTATATTGCTCCTGATGTATTGCACGGTACCTATGACGAGAAGTGTGATATATGGTCCTGTGGTGTTATTCTGTACATACTACTATCAG GATGCCCTCCATTCAACGGTTCGAACGAATATGACATCCTAAAGAAAGTAGAGACCGGGAAATACACGTTTGATCTTCCTCAATTCAAAAAGATAAGTGATAAGGCAAAGGATTTAATACGAAAAATGCTAATGTACACAAGTGCTGTAAGGATCTCTGCTCGAGATGCATTAGAGCATGAATGGATTAAACTAATGACTAGTAAAGATAATGTAAGTATTGACATTCCTTCATTAGAACTGAGTATAACTAATATTCGACAATTTCAAAGTACACAAAAGTTAGCTCAAGctgcattattatatatgggTTCAAAGCTAACAACTATTGATGAAACAAAAGAATTAACaaagatatttaaaaagatggACAAAAATGGAGATGGCCAACTTGATAgaaatgaattaataatagGTTATAAAGAGTTATTAAAACTAAAAGGAGAAAACACAAGTGATTTGGACAGTGCAGCTATTGAATATGAAGTGGATCAAATACTTAGTTCTATAGATCTAGACCAAAATGGGTATATTGAATATTCCGAATTTCTAACCGTCTCTATTGatagaaaattattactatCTACCGAAAGATTAGAGAAGGCATTCAAGCTTTTTGATAAAGATGGGTCAGGGAAAATATCAGCAAATGAGTTAGCTCAACTGTTTGGTTTAAGTGATGTAAGTTCAGACTGCTGGAAGACTGTGCTTAAGGAAGTGGATCAGAACAATGACGGGGAAATTGACTTTAAGGAATTTAGAGATATGCTCGTGAAGCTTTGCAACTACTGA
- the PmUG01_03024200 gene encoding serine--tRNA ligase, putative, producing MVLDINLFRKEKGGNPERIKESEKNRFHDEKNVDKVIEYDEQWRKCIFKLEELKKNINIINKEIGNKKKIDKNADVEDLKKKSLSMKEEIPQLQNDEKELLKQRNKYLSKVGNILNKKVVISNDEENNKVVTRWGVCKKLQVSNSTIGDGTSTTASTTTGITTTNNNNYGSGSSSGNVNPKREMMTNGSSLNANTTANSTSSSSGKKPKYYYHFDLLRKIGGANFKKGIQVAGHRGYYLTGAGFLLHNAILQYAINFLIKKNYSPVYPPFFMRKHIMEECAELADFEETLYKISSSSGATTAAATATTTEATSTAPPRGENCSSNNEAGEDMGKDDLFLIATSEQPLCALHKDETLESKHLPLKYAGISSCFRKEAGAHGKDIRGILRVHQFDKIEQFCVSLPQTSNKVHEEMMKTCEEFYQSLNIPYRIVSIVSGALNNAAAIKYDLEGYFPSSNQYRELVSCSNCTDYQSINLNIKYTDSSVKITDMHKNGLNAKGNVQNEQVDSEYEQFTQDFQTENKNHVHLLNGTMVAAQRFLCCLLENYQNGEGIIVPEKLRPYMNNIDFIPFVE from the coding sequence ATGGTGCTAGATATAAACCTATTTAGAAAGGAAAAGGGAGGGAACCCAGAGCGGATAAAGGAATCGGAAAAGAATAGGTTTCACGATGAGAAAAATGTAGATAAAGTGATAGAGTATGATGAACAATGGAGGAAATGCATTTTCAAATTAGAAgagttaaaaaagaatattaatataataaacaaagaaataggtaacaagaaaaaaattgataaaaatgCAGATGTAGaggatttaaaaaagaagagtcTAAGTATGAAGGAAGAAATACCGCAGCTTCAAAATGACGAAAAAGAATTGCTAAAACagagaaataaatatttaagtaaaGTAGGTAATATACTAAATAAAAAGGTAGTAATATCCAATGATGAGGAGAACAATAAGGTAGTAACCAGATGGGGAGTgtgtaaaaaattacaagTATCAAATAGCACCATAGGTGATGGTACTTCTACTACAGCCAGTACTACTACAGGCATAACAactactaataataataactatGGAAGTGGTAGCAGTAGTGGTAATGTTAATCCAAAGAGGGAAATGATGACCAATGGTTCCAGTCTAAATGCCAACACCACTGCAAATTCCACTAGTAGCAGCAGTGGGAAGAAgccaaaatattattaccattttgACTTACTAAGAAAAATAGGGGGAGCAAATTTTAAGAAAGGTATACAAGTAGCTGGACATAGAGGGTACTACCTGACAGGTGCAGGTTTCTTATTACATAACGCCATTTTGCAATAtgcaattaattttttaattaagaaaaattattctcCTGTGTATCCACCTTTTTTCATGAGAAAGCATATAATGGAGGAGTGTGCGGAACTGGCGGACTTTGAGGAAACCCTCTACAAAATTTCGTCATCAAGTGGTGCTACCACCGCTgctgctactgctactactacgGAAGCGACTTCAACTGCTCCACCCCGTGGTGAGAACTGTAGCAGTAACAATGAGGCGGGTGAGGATATGGGCAAAGATGATTTATTCTTAATAGCTACGTCGGAACAACCACTGTGTGCATTGCATAAGGACGAAACGTTAGAATCCAAACATTTACCTTTGAAATATGCAGGAATATCTTCCTGTTTTAGAAAAGAAGCTGGAGCACATGGAAAAGATATTAGAGGTATTCTTCGAGTGCATCAGTTCGATAAGATTGAGCAATTCTGTGTTTCATTACCACAAACAAGTAATAAAGTACATGAAGAAATGATGAAAACATGTGAAGAGTTTTATCAATCTTTAAATATACCATATAGAATAGTAAGCATAGTATCTGGAGCACTAAACAATGCAGCTGCTATTAAATATGATTTAGAAGGTTATTTCCCAAGTAGTAACCAGTACAGAGAATTAGTATCTTGTAGTAACTGTACGGATTATCAGAGTATAAAtctaaatattaaatatacagaTTCCAGTGTAAAGATTACCGATATGCATAAAAATGGATTAAATGCTAAGGGAAATGTACAGAATGAACAGGTAGATAGTGAATATGAACAGTTTACTCAAGATTTTCAAAccgaaaataaaaatcatgttcatttattaaatggTACTATGGTTGCAGCTCAGAGGTTTTTATGTTGCTTACTTGAAAATTATCAAAATGGAGAAGGCATTATAGTCCCAGAGAAATTACGTCCCTACATGAACAACATAGACTTTATTCCCTTCGTTGAATAA
- the PmUG01_03024100 gene encoding conserved Plasmodium protein, unknown function has product MHGRESMYSTSIYDYKNNFERFSNLELNADEKKGEDDKDRRKMFNEKLNESKSLTHKRANWTYNEGATRSPEENVSKYANEHANRSSNEHANGSSNEHANGSSSEHVNGSSNDHFNKNKNAYDIAHDNAHYSANTNANAHGTSEKNAVCIKSSNAFNLFRDSSKEVAANNNKLKNMFSGIIGIQMKHAKNVFEEVKEHIKYTAKEAKKNINYPFCKAPCNIENLKNTIFINEEEIIINKSIYRNMFTKTKEENPFNTQNRQNQQNGKSKNKKNEWDHIFTCNKSDIVIKGNYNFGFNVEVIYENEMNKIIVHAYDKETRRTVPCSYKWKRVYHDKHCDLIDKNLGLLNNGSIKGGSNSACCRNIYENEYYLTCEDIGLKIFVECSCIKSDQMASSNLSKLYLNSSGKPESRNDKIVNMDNSSNSSDGLNNDNNFYKGAPSFKSAFMKNKEERDVHNKISDKYLEHTILEKNLSPYNHCSDVYSGSSMELFLLSSSNYEKVKKNGSKTNEKETDGVKNIYGCSNQKEIKFHSYESSVFNNNSSATTMSNINTAANSSYHNNILRDSGTAAITSTTSTNGANPSRVTNGKYYGVAVAEIGPFYLNANTKMALEHVMNNDTMRYPIYILKKVTNNAQGINITECGTSKYYINDKGKIVEDITNSEVKKNDPLNVFDDYNSVDNLSSCSNVEGEIDIIYMLHIHKHEIKIIDQTNKEKHMWTYKFNHIYPYVEFIEKDKNYFLLFVNDKEYYICRCVYNKHRDIIVIILRYMHANLYILNDYIFNNINNANFESTQVKNIFNNVDVNSILENINKELLICQKTNQRYLHKINKLESEKNALEEDLKNTIEAFQIQLDNIKKSKDESELSKTNEKLMKEIKILQDKYRNVDLFFKSKYKILSYEIEKYKKLVEESKSKVNSKEEERVNHEQLRTLESEKGKLLNENTKLSSLYNKEKRSKMELENKLENLSLKLELLNKSLQEEKMKGNSNNEYLKEIEDLKKNNIILQQRNGKMSCEVNVLMTEKNRLIKLVDSLTRDMEKSKTNGTLRNVDNEMNAKCGTSLVNILNSESDQPHDKEELLKEILSLKHENDLLKKRIKKFAKFDTTL; this is encoded by the exons ATGCATGGACGTGAATCAATGTATAGCACAAGTATTTACGactacaaaaataattttgaaaggTTTAGTAACTTGGAACTAAATGCTGATGAGAAGAAAGGCGAGGATGATAAAGACAGAAGGAAAATGTTTAACGAGAAATTGAATGAATCGAAAAGTTTGACTCATAAAAGAGCGAATTGGACATACAATGAAGGAGCCACCCGCAGTCCAGAAGAAAATGTGAGCAAATATGCAAATGAACATGCAAATAGAAGTTCGAATGAACATGCAAACGGAAGTTCGAATGAACATGCAAACGGAAGTTCCAGTGAACATGTAAACGGAAGTTCGAATgatcattttaataaaaataagaatgcTTACGATATTGCGCATGATAATGCTCATTATAGTGCCAATACCAATGCCAATGCGCACGGCACCAGCGAAAAGAACGCGGTCTGCATAAAAAGCTCCAACGCGTTTAATTTATTTCGTGATAGTAGTAAAGAAGTAGCAGCGAATAACAACAAGTTAAAAAACATGTTTAGCGGAATTATAGGAATTCAAATGAAGCATGCAAAGAATGTGTTTGAAGAAGTTAAAGAGCATATCAAATACACAGCAAAGGAAgctaagaaaaatattaattatccATTTTGTAAAGCTCCTtgtaatattgaaaatttaaaaaatacaatatttataaatgaagaagaaataattataaataaaagcatCTATAGAAATATGTttacaaaaacaaaagagGAGAACCCATTTAATACACAAAATAGACAAAATCAACAAAATGGTAagagcaaaaataaaaaaaatgaatgggatcatatatttacatgtaatAAGAGTGACATAGTTATAAAGGGAAATTACAATTTTGGTTTTAATGTAGAagttatatatgaaaatgaaatgaataaaattatcgTCCATGCCTATGATAAGGAGACGAGAAGGACAGTACCTTGCTCGTACAAGTGGAAGCGAGTCTATCATGATAAGCACTGCGATTTGATCGATAAAAATTTAGGTCTACTCAACAATGGTAGTATTAAAGGTGGAAGCAACAGTGCTTGTTGCAggaatatttatgaaaacgAATATTACTTAACATGTGAGGATATAGGACTTAAAATATTCGTAGAATGTTCCTGTATAAAAAGCGATCAAATGGCCTCTTCTAATTTGTCCAAATTGTACCTGAACAGTTCAGGAAAACCTGAATCACGCAATGATAAAATTGTCAATATGGATAACAGTAGCAACAGTAGCGATGGGCttaataatgataacaatttttataaggGTGCTCCATCCTTTAAGAGCgcttttatgaaaaataaagaggAAAGAGATGtgcataataaaattagcgataaatatttagaacataccattttggaaaaaaatttatctcCTTATAATCATTGCAGTGATGTGTATTCTGGATCTTCAATGGAATTATTTCTCTTAAGCAGTagtaattatgaaaaagtaaaaaagaatgGTAGCAAAACGAATGAGAAGGAAACGGATGgggtaaaaaatatttacggGTGCAGCAACCAgaaggaaataaaatttcattcATACGAGTCCTCTGTGTTCAATAATAACTCGTCTGCTACTACCATGTCCAACATAAACACCGCGGCTAACAGTAGTTACCATAATAACATCCTGAGAGACAGTGGTACGGCCGCAATTACATCTACTACGTCAACTAACGGTGCTAATCCTAGTCGAGTTACCAATGGAAAATATTACGGGGTGGCAGTAGCTGAAATAGGACCATTTTATTTGAATGCAAACACAAAAATGGCTTTAGAGCATGTTATGAACAACGACACAATGAGGTATCCTATATACATCCTTAAAAAAGTGACAAACAATGCTCAGGGGATTAATATTACCGAGTGTGGGACTagtaaatattacataaatgatAAGGGTAAAATTGTTGAGGACATAACAAACAgtgaagttaaaaaaaatgatccGTTGAACGTATTTGATGATTATAATAGTGTAGACAACCTGAGCTCGTGTTCAAATGTAGAGGGAGAAatagatattatatatatgttacatatacataagcatgaaattaaaataatcgATCAAACCAATAAAGAGAAACATATGTGGACTTACAAatttaatcatatatatccttatgtagaatttatagaaaaggataaaaattattttctgttATTTGTTAATGATAAGGAGTACTATATTTGTAGATGTGTGTATAATAAACATCGTGATATTATTGTCATTATACTGAGATATATGCAtgcaaatttatatattttaaatgactacatttttaataatattaataatgcaAATTTTGAAAGCACACAAgtgaaaaacatttttaacaaCGTTGATGTGAACTCTATccttgaaaatataaataaagaattacTCATCTGTCAAAAAACAAATCAACggtatttacataaaataaataaactgGAGAGTGAGAAAAATGCGCTCGAGGAGGACCTCAAGAATACCATAGAAGCCTTTCAGATCCAATTGG ACAATATAAAGAAGTCCAAAGATGAAAGCGAGCTATCGAAAACAAACGAGAAGTTAATGAAGGAGATAAAAATACTGCAggataaatatagaaatgtcgatttattttttaaaagcaag TATAAGATCTTGTCCTATGagattgaaaaatataagaagcTAGTCGAGGAGAGCAAATCTAAA GTCAATTCTAAAGAAGAGGAGAGAGTAAACCATGAACAACTACGCACGCTTGAGAGCGAAAAG GGTAAGTTGTTAAACGAGAATACCAAATTAAGTAGCTTatataataaggaaaaaaggagTAAAATGGAATTAGAAAATAAGCTGGAGAATTTAAGTTTAAAGTTGGAGCTTCTGAACAAATCTTTACAA GAAGAAAAGATGAAGGGAAATAGCAACAACGAATATTTAAAGGAGATAgaagatttaaaaaagaacaatataattttacaacaGAGAAATGGTAAAATGTCGTGTGAAGTGAACGTATTGATGACGGAGAAGAACAGGCTAATCAAACTTGTGGACTCCTTGACGAGAG ATATGGAAAAGTCGAAAACGAATGGGACCTTGAGAAATGTGGACAACGAGATGAATGC aaaatgCGGTACTTCCCTCGTAAATATTCTGAACAGTGAAAG TGATCAGCCACATGACAAGGAGGAACTgctaaaagaaattttatccTTAAAACATGAAAATGATTTGctcaaaaaaagaataaaaaaatttgcaaaatTTGATACAACCTTGTAA
- the PmUG01_03024300 gene encoding conserved Plasmodium protein, unknown function, producing MRKSKKLNSLVKSVQFFVKKCREQNQKLLTMSSLDETNDAYASESFADAKIYFDKSCKAHSVANSSKGSSDSKYGMYRKCANTRSNKLRRAHTQGSFHNLCDYQDNEDGKKFTGVKKGGEEMGIKMGGEISQNIGNKMGDEIGDETEAIGITDQIAKMTGVEASKEDKSKDTKMDNIKTDDIKNEMIAYDLHLLNLYKKLESSSKNSKLIKKNKIKKTKTLRTCNSEVLRIKNELYLRRNNHNKEKTKISNNNKIKDKMKNKVKNKMKDKKKKKKMVNNNSEEKNELTQNISLDSQKLKSKSSFLTPSENFSKYHNIDYSKKKTLDGLYFFQEGLSNRLNKKSNTSSYDIGCMYMNNYASAKSSKELTKKKKSNDIILLKNSSTKSFRRFKFLNDNKKNIEYYKNMIENLEGAVGSTSSRYKKKNNTSSIDSIIKIINCLLHDYVPKLIDRYEYYMNTLDDRNKLLKQKMKESLDFGDIQYEEIRELKAQLIQKNNENKKLNETIDILKDKMLYINELELKNAEYLDEIMLMKSRVTYLEKILEENDQSKESQELRKMRRNLRKIYKNMKKEMKYITTLKSKYVNKYKKRKFYINKWIHLREKMEDREIPTYEDAEEDAELLIMDTLRSGSKCASREKVDDEGGENKGRLQVSTAEQEELADGVKTLEKCANECAEKYADKCVGTSEIYTVLEMDDQENSELLFLKEQKVSNYKRKKVTTKDKKINTILSNYTFVELMKKEERSNRKAYHNICTLIPKESYPYYHYFYSNVLLQHKSNRSNRRNRHFPIRCDEGCKYIAPEKAVIENETYLSLCRKLKECFYEQYFYKCDGETSGDGCCGRHCSYDNVVDDNGYFNHDGNTLSTYNKFFQSNKMCDILPDQARKTHYWKYMNKEDGSFCMVEHKNGDSKRDNEKYNNRYSNMYNNGDNNADTRKNKYRKLPFDCCYKVDRILSGKINCSLWGSETICGDGKDSTSCKKENGARKKSNISNNSSLINKKSRTSKRNNLFSNRDTPKCNCNRSCSRNCRCKYKYYYRVCPEAGAHEHNNNKIENDNSNSILAGILSGNRNKHTYHNSMTIGNKNDRECDGKNGTEVSTHKSYYCYYKKMDANCVNNRNDNNNRTTNVDTAARENKTSANIICDEHKSSVSKKNILMKEGGEKDIFLTSACNNERVNNFKKFLTLCSFHFVKNKSTKNLNNIFDHPEGERVQLNNVTYNKDAQTQLKNKHGEDHPNNNNIIRSNNTRNNYNVCQVNNYYNCYNVHPSYSVHNANDNYNVHNNLIIPDSYLGNRDNTGYEHFHNLNTSIADKAIKKKIKVNSELIIRGNYPNENIITDEWSKHISHMRAPYIQSKEPFYKGCNEYTTSDALCPYIKTLRYHNSFNQYLDIDTQKFDAINRYLRDHFLYTQDV from the coding sequence atgagaaaatcCAAGAAGTTAAATAGCCTAGTTAAGAGTGtacaattttttgtaaagaaATGCAGAGAACAAAATCAGAAGTTGCTCACTATGAGCAGTTTGGATGAAACCAATGATGCATATGCTTCAGAAAGTTTTGCAGATGCTaagatatattttgataaaagCTGTAAAGCACACTCAGTTGCAAATAGCTCCAAAGGTTCCAGTGATTCAAAATATGGTATGTACAGAAAGTGTGCTAACACACGTAGCAATAAGTTAAGGAGAGCGCACACACAAGGaagttttcataatttatgtGATTATCAGGACAACGAGGATGGTAAAAAGTTCACTGGAGTGAAGAAAGGAGGGGAAGAAATGGGCATCAAAATGGGGGGCGAAATAAGCCAAAACATAGGAAACAAAATGGGCGACGAAATAGGCGACGAAACAGAAGCCATAGGAATCACCGACCAAATAGCTAAAATGACGGGTGTAGAAGCTTCCAAAGAAGATAAATCAAAGGACACAAAAATGGATAACATAAAAACGGATGACATTAAAAACGAGATGATTGCTTACGATTTACATTTACtgaatttatacaaaaaattagagAGCAGTTCAAAAAATAgcaaattaattaaaaagaataaaataaaaaaaacaaaaacttTGAGAACATGCAATTCAGAAGTGTTAAGGATAAAGAATGAACTTTATTTAAGAAGGAATAACcataataaggaaaaaacaaaaataagtaataataataaaataaaagataaaatgaaaaacaaagtgaaaaacaaaatgaaagataaaaaaaaaaaaaaaaaaatggtaaacAACAATTCtgaagagaaaaatgaattaacGCAAAACATTTCACTAGACAGTCAAAAGTTAAAGTCCAAAAGCTCCTTTTTAACACCTAGTgaaaatttttctaaatatcataatatagattattcaaaaaaaaaaacattagatggactttattttttccaagaGGGATTATCAAAtagattaaataaaaaaagcaataCATCCTCCTATGACATTGGATGCatgtatatgaataattatgCTAGTGCCAAAAGTTCTAAAGaattaacgaaaaaaaaaaaatcaaatgatattatattattaaaaaatagctCTACTAAAAGTTTTCGtagatttaaatttttaaatgataataaaaagaacatagaatattataaaaatatgattgaAAATTTAGAGGGAGCTGTTGGTAGTACTAGTAGTAggtataaaaagaaaaacaacaCTAGTTCTATAGatagtattattaaaataataaattgtttGCTTCATGATTATGTGCCTAAATTAATTGATAGATATGAATATTACATGAACACATTAGATGatagaaataaattattaaaacaaaaaatgaaagaatcTTTAGACTTTGGGGACATTCAATATGAAGAAATACGTGAACTCAAAGCTcaattaattcaaaaaaataatgaaaataaaaaattaaatgaaacaaTTGATAtcttaaaagataaaatgttatacataaatgaattggaattaaaaaatgcagAATATTTAGATGAAATTATGCTTATGAAAAGTAGAGTAAcctatttagaaaaaattttagagGAAAATGATCAATCTAAGGAGTCACAAGAACTTCGAAAGATGCGTCggaatttaagaaaaatatataaaaatatgaagaaggaaatgaaatatatcaCTACTTTAAAATCGAAATATGttaataagtataaaaagagaaaattttacataaataaatggaTTCATTTGAGGGAAAAGATGGAGGATAGAGAAATTCCCACGTACGAAGATGCGGAGGAGGATGCTGAGTTGTTAATAATGGACACACTAAGAAGTGGGTCAAAATGCGCATCAAGAGAAAAGGTTGATGATGAAGGTGGTGAAAATAAAGGAAGGTTACAAGTTAGCACTGCGGAACAGGAAGAGTTAGCGGATGGAGTAAAAACGTTGGAGAAGTGTGCAAACGAATGTGCTGAAAAATATGCTGACAAATGTGTAGGCACTAGTGAAATATACACAGTGCTCGAAATGGATGACCAAGAAAACAGTGAGCTATTATTcctaaaagaacaaaaagtaAGCAActataagagaaaaaaagttACTACTAAAGATAAGAAAATTAACACTATTTTGAGCAATTACACTTTTGTCGAGTtgatgaaaaaagaagaaaggaGTAATAGGAAAGCTTATCACAATATATGCACCTTAATACCAAAGGAGAGCTATCCGTATtaccattatttttatagtaatgTATTACTTCAACACAAGAGTAATAGAAGCAACCGAAGGAATAGACATTTCCCCATTAGGTGTGATGAGGGATGCAAATACATTGCTCCTGAAAAGGCAGTAATTGAGAATGAAACTTACTTATCCTTGTGCAGAAAATTAAAGGAGTGCTTTTATGAGCAGTACTTTTACAAGTGCGATGGAGAGACAAGTGGCGATGGTTGCTGCGGTAGGCACTGCAGTTATGATAATGTCGTCGACGATAATGGTTATTTCAACCATGATGGCAACACGTTGTCCACATACAACAAGTTCTTTCAGAGTAACAAAATGTGCGACATTTTACCTGACCAAGCAAGGAAAACCCATTATTGGAAATACATGAACAAAGAGGATGGTTCATTTTGCATGGTCGAGCATAAAAACGGGGATAGTAAAAGGGATAATGAGAAGTATAATAACAGGTATAGTAACATGTATAATAACGGGGATAACAACGCAGATacgagaaaaaataaataccgGAAGCTTCCTTTCGATTGCTGCTATAAAGTGGACAGAATATTAAGCGGAAAAATAAACTGTTCCTTGTGGGGTTCCGAAACTATATGTGGTGATGGCAAAGATAGTACATcttgtaaaaaagaaaatggtGCAAGAAAGAAGTCTAACATTTCTAATAATAGTTCtctgataaataaaaagtcaAGGACGAGTAAGcgaaataatttattctcAAACAGAGACACGCCTAAGTGTAATTGTAATCGTAGTTGTAGTCGTAATTGTAGGTGTAAGTATAAGTATTATTACCGGGTTTGCCCCGAGGCAGGCGCACATGAACACAACAATaacaaaattgaaaatgataatagtaacagtatTCTTGCTGGTATTCTCAGTGGTAATAGAAACAAACACACCTACCACAATAGCATGACGATAGGCAACAAAAATGATAGAGAGTGCGATGGAAAGAATGGAACTGAGGTCAGCACGCACAAGAGCTACTACtgttattacaaaaaaatggatGCTAACTGTGTTAATAATAGGaacgataataataatagaactACAAATGTTGACACTGCAGCGAGAGAGAATAAAACAAGTGCAAATATCATCTGTGATGAGCATAAAAGTAGTGtgtctaaaaaaaatatactgaTGAAGGAGGGGGGTGAGAAGGATATCTTTTTAACTAGTGCATGTAATAATGAAAgagttaataattttaaaaaattcttaacATTATGTAGTTTccattttgtaaaaaataagagtacaaaaaatttaaataatatatttgatcATCCGGAAGGGGAAAGAGTACAGTTGAATAATGTTACATATAACAAAGATGCACAAACCCagctaaaaaataaacatggGGAAGATCATcctaacaataataatattattagaaGTAACAATActagaaataattataacgTTTGCCAAGTGaacaattattataactgTTACAATGTACATCCCTCCTACAGTGTGCACAATGCAAATGATAACTATAatgttcataataatttaataattccaGATAGCTATCTGGGTAATCGGGATAATACTGGATATGAGCATTTTCATAACTTAAATACAAGTATTGCTGATaaagcaataaaaaaaaaaataaaggtaaaTTCTGAACTAATTATACGAGGAAATTATCCAAATGAGAATATTATTACGGATGAGTGGTCCAAACATATTTCTCATATGAGGGCCCCTTATATACAAAGTAAAGAACCATTCTACAAGGGGTGCAACGAATATACTACAAGTGATGCTTTGTGTCCCTATATTAAAACGTTGAGATATCACAATTCGTTTAATCAATATTTGGATATAGACACACAAAAATTTGATGCAATTAACAGATACTTGCGCgatcattttttatacacTCAAGATgtgtaa